A region from the Saccharomonospora azurea NA-128 genome encodes:
- a CDS encoding sigma-70 family RNA polymerase sigma factor: MAFRILGSVHDADDAVQSTWIKASTADTDGLRNPDAWMTTVLSRVCLDQLRRRRRHGEDALCADELPAEVLTADERYLRREDVSRALMVVLHRLTPAQRVAYVLHDLFDFPFRDVARALGTSAGNAKQHASRARRRIAHSTFVPGDVDESVVGSVVDAFLAAAAGGDIDRMLALMTDDCVRTVDAGLVPAGTPTAVTGASAVAEETTLFADRIRASTPVLVDGHPAYVIAPGGHPIAVVRIELRNGRIAAIDIRPSARSTFTLPRPLC; this comes from the coding sequence ATGGCGTTTCGCATCCTCGGATCCGTCCACGACGCCGACGACGCCGTGCAGAGCACCTGGATCAAGGCATCGACCGCCGACACCGACGGCCTCCGCAACCCGGACGCGTGGATGACGACCGTGCTCAGCCGCGTGTGTCTCGACCAGCTGCGCAGGCGTCGCCGCCACGGTGAGGACGCCCTGTGCGCCGACGAACTCCCCGCCGAGGTCCTGACGGCGGACGAACGCTACCTGCGGAGGGAGGACGTCTCCCGCGCGCTGATGGTCGTCCTCCACCGACTCACCCCCGCGCAACGCGTCGCCTACGTGCTGCACGACCTGTTCGACTTCCCGTTCCGGGACGTGGCGCGGGCACTCGGCACCAGCGCCGGCAACGCCAAGCAACACGCCAGCAGAGCCCGCCGACGCATCGCGCACTCCACGTTCGTGCCCGGCGACGTCGACGAATCGGTGGTCGGTTCGGTGGTGGACGCCTTCCTCGCGGCGGCAGCGGGCGGCGACATCGACCGCATGCTCGCCCTGATGACCGACGACTGCGTACGCACCGTCGACGCCGGCCTCGTCCCCGCCGGCACGCCCACCGCCGTCACCGGCGCTTCCGCGGTGGCGGAGGAGACCACGCTGTTCGCCGATCGCATCCGCGCCAGCACTCCGGTGCTGGTCGACGGACACCCGGCGTACGTCATCGCCCCCGGCGGTCACCCGATCGCGGTCGTCCGCATCGAGCTCAGGAACGGCCGAATCGCAGCGATCGACATCCGACCGTCCGCTCGC
- a CDS encoding DoxX family protein, producing the protein MTTVLLVATIVCIVANAAIAAADYVKADFVLKNSAEVGVPARALPYLATLKLAGAIGLVAGLAGLRWLGVAAGVGLLLFFVGAVVAHVRARVFHNLAFPGLYLLLAGASAAYMVLVAAG; encoded by the coding sequence ATGACGACGGTTCTTCTCGTCGCCACGATCGTGTGCATCGTGGCGAATGCGGCCATCGCCGCCGCGGACTACGTGAAGGCGGATTTCGTGCTGAAGAACTCCGCCGAGGTCGGTGTTCCCGCCCGTGCGCTGCCGTACCTCGCGACGCTGAAACTGGCGGGAGCGATCGGACTGGTCGCCGGGCTGGCCGGGCTGCGCTGGCTCGGCGTCGCCGCCGGAGTCGGCTTGCTCCTGTTCTTCGTGGGGGCCGTCGTCGCCCATGTGCGCGCTCGGGTCTTCCACAACCTCGCCTTTCCCGGCCTCTACCTGCTGCTCGCCGGGGCGTCGGCCGCCTACATGGTGCTCGTGGCGGCAGGGTGA